From a single Bifidobacteriaceae bacterium genomic region:
- a CDS encoding DUF917 family protein, with protein sequence MTRELTKADALHGVLGGGVLACGGGGWKRHGELMGDLATSLGRPSLASVRELPEDTIVATVTAIGAPAAENWEIRPVDYLDALTTLMRQVDGRIGAVMTAQNGFSTTHNGWIQSAALGIPVLDAAGDVRAHPTGKLGSLGLGERPGYTCTAVVAGGNRQLAGRFVSINVGDVNTCDDVLRDISVRVGGFIASARNPVELAWVKDHAALGAISLALDLGEAMREAGAGRSGAGNAVAAAVAGALGAEVLARGPLVFETPNVTKGGWDHGVFRVQDCLVPFLNEFMAVQQNGEWIFAYPATICLLDGATGEPMAVERAVEGQDCVLLAAPASALPVSSSAIDPAGLAECAELLGIDFLAQLDPNLRGGSNEYAR encoded by the coding sequence ATGACACGCGAATTGACGAAGGCCGACGCCCTTCACGGAGTCCTCGGCGGGGGTGTGCTGGCCTGCGGCGGCGGCGGTTGGAAACGGCACGGCGAATTGATGGGAGACCTGGCGACATCGCTCGGGCGCCCCTCGCTCGCTTCCGTTCGCGAATTGCCGGAGGACACAATTGTCGCCACCGTCACAGCGATCGGCGCGCCGGCGGCGGAGAACTGGGAAATCCGCCCCGTGGACTACCTCGACGCGTTGACCACCCTCATGCGGCAAGTCGACGGGCGCATTGGCGCCGTGATGACGGCCCAAAACGGCTTTTCGACAACCCACAACGGTTGGATCCAGTCGGCCGCGCTCGGCATCCCGGTGCTCGATGCCGCCGGCGACGTTCGCGCTCATCCCACCGGCAAACTCGGTTCGCTGGGTTTGGGCGAACGGCCCGGCTACACGTGCACCGCCGTTGTCGCCGGGGGCAACCGGCAACTGGCCGGCCGGTTCGTGTCGATCAACGTGGGCGACGTCAACACTTGCGACGACGTGCTCCGCGACATCTCCGTCCGCGTGGGCGGCTTCATCGCCTCGGCCCGCAATCCGGTGGAGCTGGCCTGGGTCAAGGACCACGCCGCGCTCGGCGCCATCTCCCTGGCGCTTGACCTTGGCGAGGCGATGCGGGAGGCCGGAGCGGGCCGGTCCGGCGCGGGAAACGCCGTCGCGGCAGCCGTCGCGGGGGCGCTGGGGGCGGAGGTCCTAGCGCGCGGCCCGTTGGTTTTCGAGACTCCGAACGTGACCAAAGGGGGCTGGGACCACGGGGTCTTCCGCGTCCAAGACTGTCTTGTCCCGTTCCTGAACGAATTCATGGCGGTCCAGCAAAATGGCGAATGGATCTTCGCCTATCCCGCCACGATCTGCCTTTTGGACGGGGCGACCGGCGAGCCGATGGCCGTGGAGCGTGCGGTCGAGGGCCAAGACTGCGTCCTGTTGGCGGCGCCGGCGAGCGCGTTGCCCGTCTCCTCGTCGGCGATCGACCCGGCGGGTCTGGCCGAATGCGCAGAGCTTCTGGGGATTGACTTCTTGGCCCAACTGGACCCAAACCTGCGTGGCGGGAGCAACGAATATGCGCGTTGA